One part of the Eucalyptus grandis isolate ANBG69807.140 chromosome 10, ASM1654582v1, whole genome shotgun sequence genome encodes these proteins:
- the LOC120288973 gene encoding dof zinc finger protein DOF5.3-like → MDSSGVQHQEMSGSLESMLVCTKPQQDNKKPRPQPEQALKCPRCDSTNTKFCYYNNYSLSQPRYFCKSCRRYWTKGGTLRNVPVGGGCRKNRRSSSSSSSSSKRAQDQQLLTSSANSVLNGLPGLSTFDSSDLTLAFARLQKQASGQFGLDDHDLPILGKPNIHPSDVLGNHGGFLDSLRHGFIESHQGNFQNFYYGHGGANAGDLMENGCSAGEMGLGYDQEMSGPQTTAAVTMTTMKQELCSGGEGENRILWGFPWQLNANYADGGNMMGDLDSARGSGWSNGLSSPWHGLLNSPLM, encoded by the coding sequence GAAATGTCCGGTTCGCTTGAAAGCATGCTGGTCTGCACGAAACCCCAGCAGGACAACAAGAAGCCCAGGCCTCAGCCAGAGCAAGCCCTAAAGTGCCCGAGATGCGACTCCACCAACACCAAGTTCTGCTACTACAACAACTACAGCCTCTCTCAGCCTCGCTACTTCTGCAAGTCCTGCCGGAGGTACTGGACTAAAGGCGGGACCCTCAGGAACGTCCCCGTCGGCGGCGGCTGTAGGAAGAACCGGAggtcgtcgtcctcctcctcttcttcctcgaagagaGCCCAAGACCAGCAGCTCCTCACATCCAGTGCCAATTCGGTCCTCAATGGACTCCCCGGGTTGAGTACTTTCGACTCGAGCGATCTCACGCTCGCGTTCGCCAGACTCCAGAAGCAGGCCAGCGGGCAATTCGGGCTCGATGACCATGACCTTCCAATTCTAGGAAAACCCAACATCCACCCAAGCGATGTTTTGGGCAACCACGGCGGTTTCCTCGATTCTCTCCGGCACGGGTTTATCGAGAGCCATCAGGGCAATTTCCAGAATTTCTATTACGGCCATGGGGGCGCAAACGCCGGAGACCTGATGGAGAATGGCTGCAGCGCAGGAGAGATGGGACTCGGGTACGATCAAGAAATGAGCGGCCCCCAGACGACGGCGGCGGtgacgatgacgacgatgaAGCAAGAGCTGTGCTCCGGCGGGGAAGGTGAGAACAGGATCTTGTGGGGATTCCCATGGCAGCTCAATGCCAATTATGCAGATGGAGGGAACATGATGGGTGATCTTGATTCTGCAAGAGGAAGCGGCTGGAGCAATGGGCTCAGCTCCCCATGGCATGGCCTTCTTAATAGCCCTCTGATGTAG